The sequence GTAGATggttgaattaaaaaatggtGAAACTTATAGTGGATTTTTGGTATTTTGCGATCGTTTTATGAATTtacatatgaaaaatataatatgcaCATCAAAAGATGGAGATAAATTTTGGAAAATTTCAGAATGCTATGTGAGAGGAAAtagtataaaatatattcgaGTTCAAGATGAAGCAATAGATCAAGCCATTGAAGAGACAACTGAGcgtatatttaaaaaaaaaaaaaaaaatatgaatatttataatttagaaatatatatcttttatttttttttataaatacagAAAAAGTAAGAAATATAGGAAGGGGTAGAGGTAGAGGCAGAGGTACGGATAATAGAGGTGGAAGAGGAAGAGCAATAAGAAGAGGGAGAGGtttctaatttttatataatatatataaaaaaaaattttaatgaatttataatatttttttaatttttaaagttCGAACTAATTTAGCCATAGCTTATAAATATGagtttaaatattaatatttttaaaatagttAATTACAATAaagttatataattataaatttataaaaattattaatggacttattaattcatattactacattatatattaaattttactacCATTGTTTTgttctttaatattatttgtaatttaatattaaagaatcagtcatgtaaatatttttaaattagacATGAAATAATGTATATTCAATTTGAATAAGGAAATCtacaatattataaaaaatcagaaattatattaaaattaaaagcaAAAATTTACTATGAAGATAAAATATAACTAAATGGATAAACTTACTAATTATGAGTGTCCATTTACAttaaatcatataaaaaaaaaattggaatTTTATGTTGAACAAATATGTttagtaaatatttttttttttttattatatgttttttatatttattttctttatttatattctactaaatattattttagtaACTACTTAAATCAGTTTCATATGTTAGAAAAcgaaatttattaaaatccTCAAAAATTAAGAATTAATAAGCTTTAATCTAAAAGTCTTTTCTCCAATACAAATttctaataaatataaaaaataaatactttGAAGAAAATTGAAATTTCATGCAGTTTACATACTTGATTAgtttaattatataagatattaattttaataaaagaataaattaagaattcttaaatgaattaaatcattgtcttaaaattatataattatttttaaaaggaTATATTATTTCGATAAAACATATTGCTTTAAAAAGTTCCTATTTGTATTgacaaaatttttaaaataaatgaaaatattaattattttatcaatgaaacattaaaaatttttttgcaCTTTAAAAAAGTATAGCATTTTCAACACATGCAATAAAAgttctaatatatatatatatatatatatatatatatatatatatatatatatatatatttatatatatatacgttattatatatataattatttaatgatattatgtaaaaattaaatatagcATTCTTATGTTTGgaatctttatatttttaatataatattaacaaattaataatataaaagtaaatggcttttttttttttttattaaatttaagaaaaaaaaaaaaaaaaaaaaatattttttatttaaccacaaattataaatataaattttttttttttatttgcaaattttatttaatgaaaaatctattctaaattttttaatttttttttacatgtatgttttatttactgttaaatatgaattttttgaatgaaaaagaaaaaaaaagacttcataaagaagaaatagattttgtttttaataaagaaaattctaATTCTGAAGACGTTAATAgctatttatttaataataagaatGAAAGTTCTAATATAGATATGtatgattttaatttaaataaaaatataaaagaaggaAATGACATTTCCTTACTAAAAGATGATGAAAAATCAATAAATAATATCAATGTTATTACATACAAATCAAGCACAGAATATGAGAAAGaatgtattaataatataaattcaaaagatgataacattttttttttaaaattagaaGGAAATTGCTTAGATGACTTAAGAATTACTGAAGAAAATTGTGATAAATTATCTAATGAGAACAATATCTTacaagataataaaaatgaaaaaaaaaatattaaaataaaaaatataaaggagAATAACAAcgaagaaaatattaataa comes from Plasmodium relictum strain SGS1 genome assembly, chromosome: 9 and encodes:
- the LSM4 gene encoding U6 snRNA-associated Sm-like protein LSm4, putative, with product MVFPLTLLKCSQNQPVMVELKNGETYSGFLVFCDRFMNLHMKNIICTSKDGDKFWKISECYVRGNSIKYIRVQDEAIDQAIEETTEQKVRNIGRGRGRGRGTDNRGGRGRAIRRGRGF